The DNA window GGTGTCGACGACGTCGGTGTTGCCCAGTTCCGGGTAGGCGGCGATCGCGGCCTGCGAGTGGCCCGGTACGTCGATCTCCGGGACCACCCGGACGTGCCGCTCGGCGGCGTACGCGACGATCTCGCGGAGGTCGTCCTGCGTGTAGTAGCCGCCGTGCGGGGTCTCGTCCCACAGCGGGGAGGCCCGGTGGCCCCGCCGGCTGCGCGCCCGCCACGAGCCGACCTCGGTCAGCCTCGGGTACCGCTTGATCTCGACCCGCCAGCCCTGATCGTCCGTCAAGTGCAGGTGCAGCACGTTGAGCTTGTGCGCGGCGAGCAGGTCGATGTACCGGAGCACCCCGTCCTTGGGCATGAAGTGCCGGGCGACGTCGAGCATCAGCCCCCGCCATCCGAACCGGGGGGCGTCCGCGATCCGTACGTACGGCAGGCTCCAGGTGCGCCCGGGCAGCGGGGCCTTGCGGTAGGCGTCGGGCCCCAGCAGCTGACGCAGCGTCTGGATGCCCCAGAACAGCCCGGCCTCGCTCGCGCCGGTCAGCTCGACGCCGGTCGCGTCGACGGTGAGGGCATACGCCTCGGACGCCGGCCCCGGCCCGGCCCCCGATCCCGACGCCGACCCCGGCCCGGCGCCGCCCACGGCCGCCGGGTCGATCCCGAGCCGTATCCGGGCGACCGTGCCGGTCCCGGCCGCGCCCGCACCGGCCGGCCCCGGACCGGCCGCCGGCAGGCTCCAGCCGGTGGCCGCGCCCAGTTCGCGGCGCAGCCGGCGCGCCGCACCCTCGGCGCCCGGCCCGGCGCAGAGCTCCGGCTCGGGCCCGAACTCGAAGCGGAGCCCGCCCTCGTGGAAGTCGGCGAGCCGGGGTGCGGGGATCAGGTCCATGCGTCAGCCCTTCGCAGCAGCCTGTTGCACTCTGCGCAACGCCCGTTCCACAGAGTGCTCGTCGCGCCGACCCTAGTACGCCAAAGGCCCCCGGGGTACGCCGATGCGCTCCCCGGGGGCCTTGGTCCTGCCGCGGTAGGGCCGGGCTACTCGCCCTTGCCGCCCTTGTCCTTGTCCCCGCCGGGGCCCATGGACTCGTAGATCTCCTTGCACATGGGACAGACCGGGTACTTCTTCGGGTCCCGGCCCGGCACCCAGACCTTGCCGCAGAGCGCGACGACGGGGGTCCCGTCGAGCGCGCTCGCCATGATCTTGTCCTTCTGGACGTAGTGGGCGAAGCGCTCGTGGTCGCCGTCGCCGTGGGACACCTGCGGCGTCGGCTCTACGAGGGTCCCCGTACCAGTCCCGCGCTCGGGCTCAAGAGTGCTCATAAAACCCAGGGTACTGAACGCCGCGGGGGTCAGTTGAGCGACGGGTCGTCCGGATAGGTGGCCACCATCGCGAGCTCGCTGCGCTGGCGGCGCAGGACGGCCCGCCACAGCCGCTCGGGGTCCGGGAAGGACACGTCGCCGGGCTCCGATTCCACGACGTACCAGGCGCCCTCGCCGACCTCGTCCTCCAGCTGGCCCGGGCCCCAGCCCGAGTAGCCGGCGAAGATGCGCAGCGAGCCCAGGGCCGCGGCCAGCAGTTCGGGCGGAGCCTCCAGGTCGACCAGCCCGATCGCGCCGTGCACCCGGCGCCAGCCGAGCGGGCCCTCCTCGCCCGGGATGACCGCCACCCCCAGGGCCGAGTCCAGCGCGACGGGACCGCCCTGGAAGACCACGCCCGGATCGCCGGCCAGCGGGGCCCAGGGCAGCAGGACGTCGCCGACGCCCACCGGGGTCGGCCGGTTCAGGACCACGCCGAGGGAGCCCTGCTCGTCGTGGTCGAGCAGGAGCACCACCGCGCGGTCGAAATTCGGGTCCGCGAGGGCGGGGGTGGCCACGAGCAGCCGCCCTGTGAGGGAGGACACCTCGGTCATGCCGCCATGATCCCGCACAATCGCCCGTCGCGGGGACCGGCCGGGAAGATCGGACCGCCCGCAGCTCAGGCGCACGGCAGCAGGAGGCAGGGCGCGCGGGCGGCGCGAGCGGAACGCGACGCTCCGCCATGTGGTGGGTACGGAGGGTGTTGTACCGAATTCATGACAGTCCTACGGCCGCGTCAGCCATACAAACAAAGGGGTGGTGGCCCTTACTCTTTTCCCTGGCCCCCTGCCCATCCCACTCCGGAACGCGAGATTCATGACCGGCACAGTCAGTGACGATGTACTGCTTGTCCACGGCGGCACCCCGCTCGAGGGCGAGATCCGTGTCCGCGGTGCGAAGAACCTCGTGCCCAAGGCCATGGTCGCCGCTCTGCTCGGCAGCGGACCCAGTCGGCTGCGCAACGTTCCCGACATCCGTGACGTCCGGGTCGTGCGCGGGCTGCTCCAGCTGCACGGGGTGACGGTCCGTCCCGGCGAGGAGCCGGGCGAGCTGGTGCTCGACCCGACCCACGTCGAGAGCGCGAACGTCGCCGACATCGACGCCCACGCGGGCTCGTCGCGCATCCCGATCCTGTTCTGCGGCCCCCTGCTGCACCGCCTCGGCCACGCCTTCATCCCGGGCCTCGGCGGCTGCGACATCGGCGGACGGCCGATCGACTTCCACTTCGACGTGCTCCGCCAGTTCGGCGCGACCATCGAGAAGCGCGAGGGCGGCCAGTACCTGGAGGCCCCCCAGCGCCTGCGCGGCTGCAAGATCCGCCTGCCCTACCCGTCGGTCGGCTCGACCGAGCAGGTGCTGCTGACGGCCGTCCTGGCCGAGGGCGTCACCGAGCTCAGCAACGCCGCCGTGGAGCCCGAGATCGAGGACCTCATCTGCGTACTGCAGAAGATGGGCGCGATCATCTCCATGGACACCGACCGGACCATCCGCATCACCGGTGTCGACCGCCTCGGCGGCTACAACCACAAGGCGCTCCCGGACCGCCTGGAGGCCGCCTCCTGGGCTTCCGCGGCCCTGGCGACCGGTGGCAACATCTACGTGCGCGGCGCCCAGCAGCGCTCGATGATGACCTTCCTGAACACCTTCCGCCGGGTCGGCGGCGCGTTCGAGATCGACGACAACGGCATCCGCTTCTGGCACCCGGGCGGCCCGCTCAAGGCCATCGCGCTGGAGACGGACGTGCACCCCGGCTTCCAGACCGACTGGCAGCAGCCGCTGGTCGTGGCCCTGACGCAGGCCTCCGGCCTCTCGATCGTCCACGAGACGGTCTACGAGTCCCGGCTCGGCTTCACCTCGGCACTGAACCAGATGGGTGCTCACATCCAGCTGTACCGCGAGTGCCTGGGCGGCAGCGCGTGCCGCTTCGGCCAGCGCAACTTCCTGCACTCGGCGGTCGTCTCCGGCCCCACCAAGCTGCAGGGCGCCGACCTGGTCATCCCCGACCTGCGCGGCGGGTTCTCGTACCTGATCGCGGCGCTGGCGGCCGAGGGCACCTCGCGCGTCCACGGCATCGACCTGATCAACCGCGGCTACGAGAACTTCATGGAGAAGCTCGTGGAGCTCGGCGCGAAGGTCGAGCTGCCGGGCGGCGACCTCGTCTGAGCCGTCCGACGGCCCCGCGGCGGCGTCCGCGGGGCCGTCGGACCGTCAGAAAGCCCCCCGCGGGCCCCGCAAGGGCCCCGGGGGGCTTTCTCATGGCCCCTCAGGCGCCCCGTGGGCTCCCAGAGGCCCCGGGGGCGCGGCGGCGCGCGCCGGACCCGGCAGGGCCAGGCGAGGGGCCGGCAGGGGCCGGGGCCGGCGGCAGCGGCCGGGCGCGAGGCCGGGGCGCCCCGAAGCGGGCCCGGGACGGCCGAAGGGCGGCCACCCCGTCCGGGGTGGCCGCCCTTCGCCGTACTGCTGCCGTTCCGAAGGCCTGTGCGGCCTTCGGCGCCGGGGCAGGACTACTTGCCCTTGGCGGCTTCCTTGAGCTTGGAGCCCGCGGAGACCTTCACGCTGTAGCCGGCCGGGATCTGGATGGGGTCGCCGGTCTGCGGGTTGCGCGCGGTGCGAGCGGCACGGTGGGTGCGCTCGAAGGTCAGGAAGCCGGGGATGGTGACCTTCTCGTCGCCCTTGGCGACGATCTCGCCGACGGTCTCGGCGAGCGCGGCCAGAACGGCGTCGGCGTCCTTGCGGGTCACCTCGGCGCGCTCGGACAGAGCGGCCACCAGCTCACTGCGGTTCATGTTGTACTCCCGTGTTCAACTTGCCTTAGAGGCGTGAGATCGAAGCCGATGCTGCCAGGGCCCTCGGACAGTCCCCGGACCCGGGTCTGAACGTCAGACCCTCTCGCCCGGTTACGCATCCTGCCCCCACCAGCGGCGGGAAAGCCAATCCGGCACCCGCCGGGGTCACACGAAAAGCGCCACAGTCACGCCGCGGTGACGCTCCGTCCACGCCCTCGCCCATACGTTGCCGCGCACCGCGGACCTCGCGGGTATCCCCGCAACCCTAGAGGCGCCCCGCACGGCCCGCATCTCGCGACGCGCCGGGCGGGACGCCCGTGAGGGCGGTCACAGCCCCGGTCAGCCCACCGGGACGGTGGCGGCCTTGCGGACGGCTCCCGCGACGGCGCCGGCGACCTTGTCGTTGAAGACCGACGGGATGATGTAGTTCGCGTTCAGCTCGTCCTCGCCGACGACGTCCGCCAGGGCGCTCGCGGCGGCCAGCATCATCTCGGTGTTCACGGTCCGCGACTGGGCGTCCAGCAGGCCGCGGAAGACACCCGGGAAGACCAGCACGTTGTTGATCTGGTTCGGGAAGTCGGAGCGCCCGGTGGCGACGACGGCGGCGGTCTGACGGGCGACGGCCGGGTCCACCTCGGGGTCCGGGTTCGCGAGCGCGAACACGATCGCGCCTTCCGCCATCGCGGCCACGTCCTCGCCGGAGAGCACGTTGGGGGCGGAGACGCC is part of the Streptomyces subrutilus genome and encodes:
- a CDS encoding YqgE/AlgH family protein, encoding MTEVSSLTGRLLVATPALADPNFDRAVVLLLDHDEQGSLGVVLNRPTPVGVGDVLLPWAPLAGDPGVVFQGGPVALDSALGVAVIPGEEGPLGWRRVHGAIGLVDLEAPPELLAAALGSLRIFAGYSGWGPGQLEDEVGEGAWYVVESEPGDVSFPDPERLWRAVLRRQRSELAMVATYPDDPSLN
- the murA gene encoding UDP-N-acetylglucosamine 1-carboxyvinyltransferase, with the protein product MTGTVSDDVLLVHGGTPLEGEIRVRGAKNLVPKAMVAALLGSGPSRLRNVPDIRDVRVVRGLLQLHGVTVRPGEEPGELVLDPTHVESANVADIDAHAGSSRIPILFCGPLLHRLGHAFIPGLGGCDIGGRPIDFHFDVLRQFGATIEKREGGQYLEAPQRLRGCKIRLPYPSVGSTEQVLLTAVLAEGVTELSNAAVEPEIEDLICVLQKMGAIISMDTDRTIRITGVDRLGGYNHKALPDRLEAASWASAALATGGNIYVRGAQQRSMMTFLNTFRRVGGAFEIDDNGIRFWHPGGPLKAIALETDVHPGFQTDWQQPLVVALTQASGLSIVHETVYESRLGFTSALNQMGAHIQLYRECLGGSACRFGQRNFLHSAVVSGPTKLQGADLVIPDLRGGFSYLIAALAAEGTSRVHGIDLINRGYENFMEKLVELGAKVELPGGDLV
- a CDS encoding beta-N-acetylhexosaminidase; its protein translation is MDLIPAPRLADFHEGGLRFEFGPEPELCAGPGAEGAARRLRRELGAATGWSLPAAGPGPAGAGAAGTGTVARIRLGIDPAAVGGAGPGSASGSGAGPGPASEAYALTVDATGVELTGASEAGLFWGIQTLRQLLGPDAYRKAPLPGRTWSLPYVRIADAPRFGWRGLMLDVARHFMPKDGVLRYIDLLAAHKLNVLHLHLTDDQGWRVEIKRYPRLTEVGSWRARSRRGHRASPLWDETPHGGYYTQDDLREIVAYAAERHVRVVPEIDVPGHSQAAIAAYPELGNTDVVDTAALEVWDDWGVSENVLAPTEAVLRFYEGVFEELLELFPAEVSPFVHVGGDECPKGQWKASGAAQERVRDLGVDGEDGLQSWFVRHFDSWLAERGRRLIGWDEILEGGLAPGAAVSSWRGYGGGIAAAEAGHDVVMCPEQHVYLDYRQAPGPEEPVPIAYVRTLEDVYRFEPVPPELSPEAAAHVLGAQANAWTEVMEDQGRVDYQVFPRLAAFAEVVWSPQPPPGERDFGSFEGRMAAHYARLDALGVGYRPPGGPLPWQRRPGVLGRPIEGAPPKV
- a CDS encoding DUF3039 domain-containing protein → MSTLEPERGTGTGTLVEPTPQVSHGDGDHERFAHYVQKDKIMASALDGTPVVALCGKVWVPGRDPKKYPVCPMCKEIYESMGPGGDKDKGGKGE
- a CDS encoding HU family DNA-binding protein, which gives rise to MNRSELVAALSERAEVTRKDADAVLAALAETVGEIVAKGDEKVTIPGFLTFERTHRAARTARNPQTGDPIQIPAGYSVKVSAGSKLKEAAKGK